One window of the Mycobacterium haemophilum DSM 44634 genome contains the following:
- a CDS encoding TOBE domain-containing protein, producing the protein MRLSARNQLNGIITEVDLGTVMAIVKVQLDGGDQVVTSSVTKDAAVELGLAVGQSATVFIKSTEVTIGVD; encoded by the coding sequence ATGCGGCTATCAGCCCGGAACCAGCTCAACGGCATCATCACTGAAGTCGACCTCGGCACTGTGATGGCAATCGTGAAAGTCCAGCTTGACGGCGGCGATCAGGTCGTCACATCCTCGGTCACCAAAGACGCCGCGGTCGAACTCGGCCTGGCCGTCGGTCAGTCCGCGACGGTGTTCATCAAGTCGACAGAAGTGACGATAGGGGTCGACTAA
- a CDS encoding TetR family transcriptional regulator has protein sequence MNSRAPSSRTHRSGRERARGTPSREERKEATRRAIIAAALKLLHDRSFSGLSLREVTREAGIVPAAFYRHFESMEALGLVLIDESFRTLRDTLRGARTGKLDPSRVIESSVEILVASVAERREHWRLIARERSSGVSVLRYAIRTEIRLITSELATDLARFPGLNAWSTEDLNVLATLFVNAMIVIAEAIEDAQSSETLEDIRRIAVKQLRMIAIGVAGWRSSP, from the coding sequence GTGAACAGCCGTGCTCCTAGCTCACGGACCCACCGATCTGGCCGCGAGCGTGCCCGGGGAACCCCGTCCCGCGAGGAGCGCAAAGAAGCGACCCGGCGGGCCATCATCGCCGCCGCACTCAAGCTGCTACACGACCGCAGCTTCAGCGGCCTGAGCCTGCGCGAGGTAACCCGGGAGGCCGGGATTGTGCCGGCCGCGTTCTACCGTCACTTCGAGTCGATGGAGGCCCTAGGGCTGGTCCTGATCGACGAGTCATTTCGCACCTTGCGCGACACACTGCGCGGGGCGCGTACCGGCAAGCTCGACCCAAGCCGGGTGATCGAGTCATCCGTCGAGATCCTGGTCGCCAGTGTCGCCGAACGACGCGAGCACTGGCGCCTCATCGCCCGGGAGCGCTCCAGCGGGGTCTCTGTGCTCCGCTACGCCATCCGCACCGAGATCCGACTGATCACTTCCGAACTGGCCACCGACCTCGCGCGTTTCCCAGGGCTTAACGCCTGGAGCACCGAGGATCTCAATGTGCTTGCGACGCTGTTCGTCAACGCAATGATCGTCATCGCCGAGGCGATCGAGGACGCCCAGAGTTCCGAAACTCTCGAAGACATCCGCCGCATTGCAGTCAAGCAGCTACGGATGATCGCCATCGGTGTCGCCGGTTGGCGAAGCAGCCCCTAA
- a CDS encoding MaoC family dehydratase — protein MRIFESVADLTAAVGEAVGQSDWVTITQDDVDRFADATGDHQWIHVDPERAAAGPFGGTIAHGYLTLALLPRLQHQMYTVNGVKLAINYGLNKVRFPAPVPVGSQVRGQSSLVGVEDLGNGIVQAIVSTTVEIAGSVKPACVAESIVRYIS, from the coding sequence ATGCGGATCTTCGAGTCAGTTGCCGACCTTACTGCCGCTGTGGGTGAGGCGGTCGGACAGAGCGACTGGGTGACCATCACTCAGGATGATGTCGACCGGTTTGCCGATGCGACCGGCGATCACCAATGGATCCACGTCGACCCGGAACGGGCGGCAGCAGGTCCGTTCGGTGGCACTATCGCCCATGGCTACCTGACCCTGGCGCTGCTGCCGCGGCTGCAGCACCAGATGTACACCGTCAACGGTGTCAAGCTTGCAATCAACTACGGCCTCAACAAAGTCCGCTTCCCAGCACCGGTGCCGGTCGGCTCTCAGGTGCGTGGCCAGAGTTCGTTGGTCGGAGTCGAAGACCTCGGCAACGGCATCGTGCAGGCGATCGTGTCGACCACCGTCGAGATCGCCGGGTCGGTCAAGCCGGCGTGTGTGGCCGAAAGCATCGTTCGCTACATTTCGTAG
- a CDS encoding GNAT family N-acetyltransferase yields MAPQARPAQKDDVRELSRTMARAFCNDPVMIWLFPDEKPRTAQLYRLFMTLTRHHHLARGGVEVAGDGPGIGAAALWDPPNQWQETRRGQLAMMPMFLRVFGFRTAMARGLQELMKRVHPEEPHWYLATIGSDPTVRGKGYGQALMRSRLDRCDAEHCPAYLESTKSENVPYYQRFGFSVTREIVLPNGGPTMWAMWRAPR; encoded by the coding sequence GTGGCTCCCCAGGCGCGCCCCGCGCAGAAAGACGACGTCCGCGAGCTGTCACGCACCATGGCCCGGGCGTTTTGCAACGACCCGGTGATGATCTGGCTCTTTCCCGACGAGAAACCGCGCACCGCGCAGCTCTACCGGTTATTCATGACGCTGACCCGTCACCACCATCTGGCACGCGGTGGCGTGGAGGTGGCTGGCGACGGACCGGGCATCGGCGCGGCGGCGCTGTGGGACCCGCCGAATCAATGGCAAGAAACTCGCCGAGGTCAACTGGCCATGATGCCGATGTTCTTACGGGTGTTCGGCTTCCGTACGGCCATGGCACGTGGCTTGCAGGAGCTCATGAAGCGCGTGCACCCCGAAGAACCGCACTGGTATCTCGCCACAATTGGTAGCGACCCGACGGTCCGCGGCAAAGGCTACGGGCAGGCCCTGATGCGGTCACGGCTGGACCGTTGCGATGCCGAGCACTGTCCTGCCTACCTTGAATCAACGAAGTCCGAAAATGTGCCGTACTACCAACGCTTCGGTTTCAGCGTCACCCGTGAGATCGTGCTGCCCAATGGCGGCCCAACGATGTGGGCGATGTGGCGAGCTCCGCGATAA
- a CDS encoding acyl-CoA dehydrogenase family protein, translating into MWDFETDPEYQAKLDWVEKFMVDELEPLDLVALDPYDKKNVEMMAILRPLQQQVKDQGLWAAHLRPELGGQGFGQVKLALLNEILGRSRWAPSVFGCQAPDSGNAEILALFGTEAQQARYLRPLLDGEITSCYSMTEPQGGSDPGQFVTAATRDGDHWVINGEKWFSTNAKHASFFIVMAVTEPEARTYEKMSLFIVPAETPGIEIVRNVGVGLGRDSASAASHGYVRYNDVRVPADHVLGGEGQAFMIAQTRLGGGRIHHAMRTIALARQAFDMMCERAVSRQTRHGRLADFQMTQEKIADSWIQIEQFRLLVLRTAWLIDKHHDYQKVRRDIAAVKVAMPQVLHDVAQRAMHLHGALGVSDEMPFVKMMVAAESLGIADGATELHKMTVARRTLREYEPVTTPFPSQHIPTRRAQAQARLAERLEHTIAEF; encoded by the coding sequence GTGTGGGACTTCGAAACAGACCCGGAATACCAGGCGAAGCTGGACTGGGTTGAAAAGTTCATGGTCGACGAGCTCGAACCGCTCGATCTGGTCGCCCTTGATCCGTATGACAAGAAGAACGTCGAGATGATGGCGATCCTGCGGCCGTTGCAGCAGCAGGTGAAAGACCAGGGACTGTGGGCCGCGCATCTGCGGCCCGAGCTCGGCGGTCAGGGCTTCGGCCAGGTCAAGCTCGCGCTGCTCAACGAGATCCTCGGGCGCTCACGCTGGGCACCGTCGGTGTTCGGCTGCCAAGCACCCGACTCAGGAAACGCTGAGATCCTCGCACTGTTCGGCACCGAAGCGCAGCAGGCCCGCTACCTGCGACCGTTGCTCGACGGCGAGATCACCTCCTGCTATTCAATGACCGAACCGCAGGGTGGTTCCGATCCCGGGCAGTTCGTCACGGCCGCAACGCGCGACGGCGATCACTGGGTCATCAACGGGGAGAAGTGGTTTTCTACCAACGCCAAGCACGCGTCGTTTTTCATTGTCATGGCCGTGACCGAGCCCGAAGCCCGCACTTACGAAAAAATGTCGTTGTTCATCGTTCCAGCCGAGACGCCGGGCATCGAGATCGTGCGCAACGTTGGCGTGGGATTGGGACGGGATTCAGCGTCTGCCGCCAGCCATGGCTACGTCCGCTACAACGATGTTCGGGTGCCGGCAGATCACGTCCTAGGCGGTGAAGGCCAGGCGTTCATGATCGCGCAAACTCGACTGGGCGGAGGGCGCATCCATCACGCCATGCGCACAATTGCCTTGGCGCGTCAGGCTTTTGACATGATGTGCGAGCGCGCGGTCTCCCGACAGACCAGGCATGGGCGACTGGCCGATTTCCAGATGACTCAAGAAAAGATCGCTGACAGCTGGATCCAGATCGAGCAATTCCGTTTGTTGGTATTACGCACCGCTTGGCTGATCGACAAGCACCATGACTATCAGAAGGTGCGCCGCGACATCGCGGCAGTGAAGGTCGCCATGCCCCAGGTGCTGCACGATGTCGCGCAACGCGCCATGCACCTGCATGGAGCGCTGGGCGTGTCTGACGAGATGCCGTTTGTCAAGATGATGGTGGCCGCCGAGTCGCTGGGCATCGCCGACGGCGCCACCGAGCTGCACAAGATGACCGTAGCTCGCCGGACACTGCGTGAGTATGAGCCCGTGACAACGCCTTTCCCGTCTCAGCACATACCCACCCGGCGCGCGCAAGCCCAGGCCCGGTTGGCCGAGCGCCTCGAACATACGATCGCCGAGTTTTAA
- a CDS encoding zinc-binding dehydrogenase: MAPTMRAERFYADTKKVTLEDIPIPEPGRGEVLVKVAFCGICHSDLSLINGTFPAQTPVVTQGHEASGIIAKLGPDVTGWAEGDRVVVAAGRPCQTCPNCQRGDVTNCARIQLMAFAYDGAWAEYTVAQAAGLTRVPDNVPLEQAAILADAVSTPFGAVVRTGRVAVGESVGVWGVGGVGTHIVQLARLVGAVPVIAVDINPAVLERAVEIGADYALDSRDDRLQDKIAEITGGRRLDVAFDAVGLKATFEQALHCLTNGGRLVGVGMSADSPTIGSTAMFALTRRQVLAHLGYQNVDIETLAKLVSHGRLDLSRSVSEIIALEDLPLGIEKLERQEGNPIRILVKP; encoded by the coding sequence ATGGCGCCGACCATGCGCGCCGAGCGCTTCTACGCGGACACCAAAAAGGTTACGCTGGAAGATATTCCAATTCCGGAGCCGGGACGCGGCGAAGTCTTAGTAAAGGTTGCTTTCTGCGGGATCTGTCACTCGGACCTGAGTCTGATTAACGGAACATTCCCGGCCCAAACACCGGTGGTGACGCAGGGCCACGAAGCGTCGGGCATCATTGCGAAATTGGGCCCCGATGTGACCGGCTGGGCGGAGGGCGACCGGGTGGTGGTCGCCGCCGGTCGGCCATGCCAGACATGCCCGAACTGCCAGCGGGGCGACGTAACGAACTGCGCGCGAATCCAGTTGATGGCGTTCGCCTACGACGGCGCGTGGGCCGAATACACCGTGGCGCAGGCGGCCGGCCTGACGCGCGTGCCCGACAACGTCCCGCTGGAGCAGGCCGCAATCTTGGCCGACGCGGTGTCGACGCCGTTCGGCGCCGTGGTTCGCACCGGAAGAGTAGCGGTTGGGGAATCCGTTGGAGTGTGGGGCGTTGGCGGCGTGGGCACCCACATCGTCCAGCTCGCGCGGTTAGTCGGCGCGGTACCAGTAATCGCCGTCGACATCAATCCGGCAGTTCTGGAACGCGCCGTGGAAATCGGCGCGGACTACGCGCTCGACTCCCGCGACGACCGGTTGCAAGACAAGATTGCTGAGATCACCGGTGGCCGGCGACTGGATGTGGCGTTTGACGCCGTTGGCCTGAAAGCAACGTTCGAACAGGCCCTGCACTGCCTGACCAATGGCGGCCGGCTGGTGGGCGTCGGGATGAGCGCGGATTCGCCGACTATCGGATCCACCGCCATGTTCGCGTTGACCCGCAGGCAGGTGCTCGCTCACCTCGGCTACCAAAACGTCGACATCGAGACACTAGCGAAGCTGGTTTCGCACGGACGCCTTGACCTATCGCGGTCGGTCAGCGAGATCATCGCCCTCGAAGACCTGCCGTTGGGCATCGAGAAGCTGGAGCGTCAGGAGGGCAACCCTATCCGTATCCTGGTCAAGCCCTGA
- a CDS encoding F420-dependent hydroxymycolic acid dehydrogenase: MTNISRRVFGQLTAGLGMLGAGGLPSGCGVPNSQHATMPVSPAPSSSRGVGFVLSHEQFRTDQLVAQAQAAEKAGFQYVWASDHLQPWQDNEGHSMFPWLTLALVGKSTSRIEFGTGVTCPIYRYHPVTVAQAFASLAILSPERVFLGLGTGERLNEQAATKTFGRYTERHDRLVEAIGLIRQLWSGRRISFAGRYFQTDAVKLYDLPHQPPPIFVAASGPKSATLAGQYGDGWISQARDITNSKLVAAFNTGAQTAGRDPSSLGKRAELFAVVGDDADAARAAALWRFTAGAVDQPNPVEIQRAAESNPIDKVLANWVVGTDPSPHVNAVQAVLGAGATPFLHFPQDNPVTAIDFYGANVLPKLHS, from the coding sequence ATGACCAACATCTCGCGGCGGGTGTTCGGGCAGCTGACCGCCGGGCTCGGCATGCTTGGCGCCGGCGGGTTACCGAGCGGCTGCGGCGTGCCGAACTCCCAACACGCCACCATGCCCGTCAGTCCGGCGCCCTCGTCAAGTAGGGGCGTGGGGTTCGTTTTGTCGCATGAGCAGTTCCGCACCGATCAGCTGGTGGCGCAAGCCCAGGCCGCCGAAAAGGCCGGCTTTCAATACGTGTGGGCAAGCGATCACCTTCAGCCGTGGCAGGACAACGAGGGTCATTCCATGTTTCCATGGCTGACCCTAGCCCTGGTGGGCAAGAGCACCAGCCGCATCGAATTTGGCACCGGGGTGACCTGCCCTATATACCGCTACCATCCGGTGACCGTGGCACAAGCATTCGCCTCGCTGGCGATCCTTAGTCCAGAACGAGTGTTTTTAGGGCTTGGCACCGGAGAACGGCTCAACGAACAGGCCGCCACCAAGACGTTCGGCCGCTACACCGAACGCCACGACCGGTTGGTCGAAGCCATCGGGCTGATCCGCCAGTTGTGGAGCGGCAGACGAATCTCGTTCGCGGGCCGATATTTTCAAACAGACGCGGTGAAGCTTTACGACCTACCACACCAACCTCCGCCGATCTTCGTGGCTGCTAGCGGTCCCAAAAGCGCAACGCTGGCCGGTCAATACGGCGACGGCTGGATCTCCCAGGCCCGCGACATCACCAACTCGAAACTAGTAGCCGCATTCAACACGGGTGCGCAAACCGCCGGGCGCGACCCCAGCAGCCTCGGCAAACGTGCCGAACTGTTCGCCGTCGTCGGCGATGACGCCGACGCCGCCCGCGCCGCCGCCTTGTGGCGATTTACCGCCGGGGCTGTCGATCAGCCCAATCCGGTCGAGATCCAGCGCGCTGCCGAATCGAACCCGATCGACAAGGTGCTCGCCAACTGGGTCGTCGGCACCGACCCGTCCCCCCACGTCAACGCCGTGCAAGCGGTTCTCGGCGCTGGCGCCACTCCGTTCCTGCATTTTCCCCAGGACAACCCGGTGACCGCGATCGACTTCTACGGCGCCAATGTCTTACCCAAACTGCATTCATAG
- a CDS encoding SRPBCC family protein produces MGPVEWTGARYADKPSVQASTWIDADPRRVWSLVSDIELMPTLSNELQSVEWIDGAGRPRLGARFVGYNAHDAFGQWSTTSQIVACDELREFAWSVGESDNPSATWRFRLAPRGGGTALTFSMQMGPGRSGLSVVIDAMPDKEQKIVFVRLREFEAAITKTLAAIKRLAEHGVR; encoded by the coding sequence ATGGGGCCCGTGGAATGGACCGGCGCACGCTATGCCGACAAGCCATCCGTGCAAGCATCAACGTGGATCGACGCCGATCCACGGCGGGTCTGGAGCCTGGTTTCCGATATCGAGCTGATGCCGACGCTGAGTAACGAGCTGCAATCCGTGGAATGGATCGACGGCGCCGGCCGGCCCCGGCTCGGTGCCCGGTTCGTCGGATACAACGCGCACGACGCGTTCGGGCAATGGAGCACAACGTCACAGATCGTTGCCTGCGACGAATTGCGGGAATTCGCCTGGTCGGTCGGTGAGTCGGATAACCCGTCGGCGACGTGGCGATTCCGGTTGGCACCACGCGGTGGTGGCACCGCGTTGACGTTTTCGATGCAGATGGGCCCGGGTCGCTCGGGGTTGTCGGTGGTTATCGACGCGATGCCCGACAAGGAACAAAAGATCGTGTTCGTGCGGCTGCGGGAGTTCGAGGCGGCGATCACCAAAACCTTGGCGGCGATCAAGAGGCTGGCCGAACACGGAGTGCGCTGA
- a CDS encoding fatty acid desaturase family protein, which yields MSQNKITLPLEQAEAFGCELDAIKERVMADLGEKDADYIRRVIKVQRVLEVGGRALLFLPPAWLAGTAMLGLSKILDNMEIGHNIMHGQYDWMRDPAISGCAFEWDTACPADQWRHSHNYLHHTHTNIVGMDRDIGYGILRMSDDQPWEPYFLGNPVYAFLLMVLFQYGVALHELETERIRAGEIRLADKRDVLRAIWKKTRRQILKDYVVFPLLAGPFAPFVFAGNLSANLMRNIWSYMIIFCGHFPDGTQEFTVEETKDESRGMWYCRQVLGSANLTGGKIFHVLSGNLSHQIEHHLFPDMPARRYAEIAGEVQEICERYGIPYNRGPLLRQFGTVVRKIVTLTFPGVKPAPAVA from the coding sequence ATGTCACAAAACAAGATTACCTTGCCCCTCGAGCAAGCCGAGGCATTCGGCTGCGAACTCGACGCCATCAAGGAGCGCGTGATGGCGGACCTCGGCGAAAAGGACGCGGACTACATCCGCCGCGTCATCAAGGTCCAGCGTGTCCTGGAGGTCGGCGGACGCGCGCTGTTGTTCCTGCCGCCGGCCTGGCTGGCCGGTACGGCGATGCTGGGTTTGTCGAAGATCTTGGACAACATGGAAATCGGTCACAACATCATGCATGGTCAGTACGACTGGATGCGTGACCCGGCGATCTCTGGCTGCGCCTTCGAGTGGGACACAGCTTGCCCCGCCGACCAATGGAGGCATTCGCACAACTACCTGCATCACACGCATACCAACATCGTCGGGATGGATCGCGACATCGGCTACGGGATCTTGCGGATGAGCGACGACCAGCCCTGGGAGCCGTACTTCCTCGGCAACCCGGTCTACGCGTTCTTGCTGATGGTGTTGTTCCAGTACGGCGTCGCGCTGCACGAATTGGAAACCGAGCGCATTCGCGCCGGCGAGATCAGACTCGCTGACAAGCGCGACGTCCTTCGTGCGATCTGGAAAAAGACGCGCCGGCAAATACTCAAGGACTACGTCGTCTTCCCGTTGCTGGCTGGCCCATTCGCACCGTTTGTCTTCGCGGGCAACCTGTCGGCCAACCTGATGCGCAACATCTGGTCGTACATGATCATCTTCTGCGGCCACTTCCCGGATGGCACGCAGGAATTCACCGTCGAGGAGACCAAGGACGAGTCTCGCGGCATGTGGTACTGCCGTCAGGTCCTCGGCTCGGCGAATCTGACCGGAGGCAAGATCTTCCACGTGTTGTCCGGTAACCTGTCGCATCAGATCGAGCACCATCTGTTTCCGGACATGCCGGCTCGCCGGTATGCCGAAATCGCGGGTGAGGTGCAGGAAATCTGCGAACGCTACGGCATCCCATATAACCGGGGCCCGCTCCTCCGACAGTTCGGCACCGTCGTGCGCAAGATTGTCACGCTCACCTTCCCGGGGGTCAAGCCAGCACCCGCCGTCGCATAG
- the ag85C gene encoding diacylglycerol acyltransferase/mycolyltransferase Ag85C, translating into MKFLQQIRKLLGPAAKLPRRLTIAALGTALLSGLVGAVGGTATAGAFSKPGLPVEYLQVPSPSMGRDIKVQFQGGGQHAVYLLDGLRAQDDYSGWDINTPAFEEYYQSGLSVIMPVGGQSSFYSNWYQPSQGNGQNYTYKWETFLTQEMPSWLQANKNVSPTGNAAVGLSMSGSSALILAAYYPQQFPYAASLSGFLNPSEGWWPTMIGLAMNDSGGYNANSMWGPSTDPAWKRNDPMVQIPRLVANNTRIWVYCGNGAPGDLGGDSIPAKFLEGLTLRTNETFQNTYAASGGRNGVFNFPPNGTHSWPYWDQQLVAMKPDIQQVLNGSNNNA; encoded by the coding sequence ATGAAGTTCTTGCAGCAGATACGAAAGTTGCTTGGCCCAGCGGCAAAGTTGCCGCGCCGGCTGACTATCGCAGCTTTAGGGACTGCCTTGTTGTCCGGTCTTGTCGGTGCCGTCGGCGGCACGGCGACCGCGGGAGCGTTCTCTAAGCCGGGTCTTCCAGTGGAATATCTGCAGGTGCCATCACCGTCGATGGGCCGCGACATCAAGGTCCAGTTCCAAGGCGGCGGCCAGCACGCGGTCTACCTGCTCGATGGGCTCCGGGCCCAAGATGACTACAGCGGTTGGGACATCAACACCCCGGCCTTCGAGGAGTACTACCAGTCCGGCTTATCGGTGATCATGCCGGTCGGCGGCCAGTCCAGCTTCTACAGCAACTGGTACCAACCGTCGCAGGGCAACGGTCAGAACTACACCTACAAATGGGAAACGTTCTTAACCCAGGAGATGCCTTCCTGGCTGCAAGCCAACAAGAACGTGTCACCGACCGGTAATGCGGCGGTTGGCCTGTCGATGTCGGGCAGCTCCGCACTGATCCTGGCCGCGTACTACCCGCAGCAGTTCCCCTACGCCGCCTCATTGTCGGGCTTCCTCAACCCGTCCGAGGGCTGGTGGCCGACAATGATCGGCTTGGCGATGAACGACTCGGGCGGCTACAACGCCAACAGCATGTGGGGCCCGTCCACTGACCCGGCATGGAAGCGCAACGACCCGATGGTGCAGATTCCACGGCTGGTCGCCAACAACACTCGGATCTGGGTGTACTGCGGTAACGGCGCACCAGGTGACCTCGGCGGCGACAGCATACCGGCGAAGTTCTTGGAAGGCCTCACGCTGCGCACCAACGAAACCTTCCAGAACACCTACGCGGCCTCGGGCGGACGCAACGGGGTGTTCAACTTCCCGCC
- a CDS encoding TetR/AcrR family transcriptional regulator, whose translation MTSATTVTGDAVLRDTNPFRRRLLDGLTTSIGERGYRASTVADIVRHARTSKRTFYHQFVSKEECFLELLLADVEKLGKSIQAAVDPEADWHHQIRQAVEAYVGYIESRPAITLSWIRELPSLGTAGRPVQRRGLQLLSSLLIDLSASPGFQRAGLPPLTAPLAVILVGGLRELTALAVEDGRPVREIVEPAMDASVALLGPRH comes from the coding sequence ATGACTTCAGCAACAACTGTCACGGGCGACGCGGTTCTGCGCGACACCAACCCTTTTCGGCGTCGGCTGCTCGACGGCCTCACCACTTCGATCGGCGAGCGTGGCTACCGCGCGAGCACAGTCGCCGACATCGTCCGCCACGCGCGCACCTCGAAGCGCACGTTTTACCACCAGTTCGTGAGCAAAGAAGAGTGTTTTCTGGAATTACTGCTGGCCGACGTCGAGAAGCTCGGCAAGAGCATCCAGGCCGCGGTCGATCCGGAGGCTGACTGGCATCACCAGATTCGTCAGGCGGTCGAGGCCTACGTCGGATACATCGAGTCCCGACCAGCCATCACCTTGAGCTGGATCCGTGAACTTCCGTCGCTCGGTACCGCCGGTCGCCCTGTCCAACGCCGTGGATTGCAGTTGTTGTCCAGCCTGCTCATCGATCTCAGTGCCAGCCCGGGGTTTCAGCGGGCTGGCCTGCCGCCGTTGACTGCGCCGCTGGCAGTCATCCTGGTGGGTGGTCTGCGTGAACTGACCGCACTTGCCGTCGAAGATGGACGGCCCGTCCGGGAGATTGTCGAACCGGCCATGGATGCGTCGGTTGCGCTACTCGGCCCTAGACACTGA
- a CDS encoding flavin reductase family protein, giving the protein MFTQNAEPSGTFARAFRKRVLGSGLVDLLTGPHGIDRYIELVAPTWALGTARAKVIDVRRTTARSVTLTLAPNESFTSTQTVKAGQYINLTVDIDGRRHTRCYSPANAEGAVKLELTIGQHDGGVVSTYLYEHARRGMIVGLAGVGGDFVLPAHRPRRILFVSAGSGITPVMAMLRTLVAEGHVQAVDREIAFVHYARTATEACYRAELAAMGGVRVLHGYTRSADGDLVGRFGPRHLAAAMTAPDVVFVCGPTTLVESVREHCDNVCTESFVPPVLEPPDNPAGGRITFANSGIHVIDNGRSLLEQAESAGLTPQNGCRMGICHTCTRRKTAGTVRNLITRAVSTEPDEDVQICVSVPVGDVDLFL; this is encoded by the coding sequence ATGTTCACTCAAAATGCGGAACCTTCCGGGACGTTTGCGCGGGCGTTCCGGAAGCGAGTCCTGGGTTCAGGCCTGGTAGACCTGCTTACCGGTCCGCATGGCATTGACCGCTACATCGAGCTGGTGGCGCCGACATGGGCGCTGGGTACGGCCCGCGCAAAGGTCATCGACGTACGCCGGACCACTGCGCGCAGCGTGACCCTCACGCTGGCCCCGAACGAGAGCTTCACATCCACCCAGACCGTCAAGGCCGGTCAATACATCAACCTCACGGTCGACATCGACGGTCGGCGGCACACTCGCTGCTATTCGCCGGCCAATGCCGAAGGTGCCGTCAAGCTCGAGCTGACGATCGGTCAGCATGACGGCGGGGTGGTCTCGACATACCTGTATGAGCATGCCCGCCGTGGCATGATCGTCGGCCTGGCCGGTGTCGGCGGCGACTTCGTGCTGCCCGCGCATCGGCCGCGCCGGATCCTGTTCGTCTCCGCCGGAAGTGGTATCACGCCCGTGATGGCGATGCTGCGCACGCTGGTGGCTGAGGGGCATGTCCAAGCCGTCGACCGCGAGATCGCATTTGTTCATTACGCGCGGACTGCAACCGAGGCCTGCTACCGTGCCGAGTTGGCCGCGATGGGCGGCGTACGTGTGCTACACGGCTACACCCGCTCGGCCGACGGTGATCTCGTTGGCCGATTCGGACCACGACACCTGGCCGCCGCAATGACGGCACCTGATGTGGTGTTCGTCTGTGGGCCAACCACTTTGGTTGAGTCCGTCCGGGAGCACTGTGACAACGTGTGCACGGAGAGCTTCGTGCCGCCGGTGCTCGAACCGCCGGACAATCCGGCTGGTGGACGAATAACGTTTGCGAACAGCGGGATTCACGTCATCGATAACGGTCGCTCGTTGCTGGAACAGGCCGAATCGGCTGGCCTAACGCCACAGAACGGGTGCCGGATGGGCATCTGCCATACCTGCACGCGTCGGAAAACTGCCGGCACGGTGCGCAACTTGATCACCAGGGCAGTGTCGACCGAACCCGATGAGGACGTGCAAATCTGCGTGTCTGTTCCGGTCGGTGACGTCGATCTATTCCTTTAG
- a CDS encoding metallophosphoesterase family protein produces MRLLLIADTHVPQRALDLPAQVWDEVAAADVVVHAGDWVAPELLDKLESKAARLAACWGNNDGPELRSRLPERADVTLAGVHFTVVHETGPAAGRDARMSRLYPDSQVLVFGHSHIPWDTTTTTGLRLLNPGSPTDRRRQPFCSYMTATVDNGALTDVVVHPLER; encoded by the coding sequence GTGAGGCTGCTGCTGATTGCCGATACCCATGTTCCGCAACGCGCACTCGACCTGCCCGCGCAGGTATGGGACGAGGTCGCAGCGGCCGATGTCGTCGTTCACGCCGGCGACTGGGTAGCGCCCGAATTACTCGACAAGCTGGAATCCAAGGCCGCTCGGCTGGCCGCGTGCTGGGGAAATAACGATGGTCCCGAACTGCGGTCACGGCTGCCGGAACGAGCGGACGTGACGTTGGCGGGCGTGCATTTCACGGTTGTGCACGAGACCGGTCCTGCGGCCGGCCGCGATGCCCGGATGTCGCGACTGTATCCGGACAGCCAGGTCTTGGTGTTCGGGCATAGTCACATCCCGTGGGATACCACGACGACGACCGGTCTGCGGCTGCTGAATCCGGGCTCGCCAACAGATCGTCGCCGGCAGCCGTTTTGCAGCTACATGACCGCGACCGTCGACAACGGGGCATTGACGGACGTAGTTGTCCACCCCCTGGAAAGGTAG